The sequence below is a genomic window from Gemmatimonadales bacterium.
ACATTCGTCGCCGGGCCCTGAAACAGCGCATCCAGGCCGCTCCCCAGCGCGACGTTGCCGTTGGTCCCCGGGACGTCGCGCGCTTGGGTCCACACCAGGTAGATCGTCGAGCCGGGCCGGTACTCCCAGCGCCACACCATATTGAGATTGAAGTTCTTCTGGTTGAAGTCGGGGTTGGCAAAGGTGTACTCAGGGATCGCGTCTCCATCGAGGTCGATCCCATAGGTGCGATCGGTCGGCTCGTAGGCGATCTGATTGGTCGCGTAGGGCACCACCCGGTCGGCCGCCTTACTCGCTCGGGGATCCCGCACCTCCTTGAAATCGGTGTACGATCCCGCACTCAGAAACGGCTGGGCATAGAGCTGGAGCGTCATGTTGCGGCTGAAGGCGAAATCGGCCCGGGCCGTGAGCGAAACCGTGGCCTGGTCCAGTCTCCCCGTCACGAAATGCACTGATGTCGGTGACGCGACCTCGGCCGGCTGATCGACGTACTGCCAGCCACTCACCGTCCGGCCGAAATTGGGG
It includes:
- a CDS encoding DUF5916 domain-containing protein → PNFGRTVSGWQYVDQPAEVASPTSVHFVTGRLDQATVSLTARADFAFSRNMTLQLYAQPFLSAGSYTDFKEVRDPRASKAADRVVPYATNQIAYEPTDRTYGIDLDGDAIPEYTFANPDFNQKNFNLNMVWRWEYRPGSTIYLVWTQARDVPGTNGNVALGSGLDALFQGPATNVLLGKVSYRFGF